A single window of Pseudoduganella plicata DNA harbors:
- a CDS encoding TetR/AcrR family transcriptional regulator — protein MSNTEKRHNDPERARSRRRQVLEAATACFSRSGFHGASMAEISKAAGMSAGHIYNYFDGKDAIIAAFVEENVERVTALLQDLEARGDVLQALLDDVPKSVLEHLDRDTWKLPLEITAEASRNPTIAAVVHDADRRTRAQFRTIFKAGRELHGLSVDDALLEGRMDAIITIFQGLSARAQHNPDIDSAALTASVQVAMKALLFT, from the coding sequence ATGAGCAACACAGAAAAGCGTCACAACGATCCTGAGCGCGCCCGCAGCCGGCGCCGCCAGGTGCTGGAAGCGGCAACGGCATGTTTCAGCCGCAGCGGCTTCCACGGTGCAAGCATGGCTGAAATCTCGAAGGCCGCAGGCATGAGCGCCGGCCATATCTATAACTACTTCGACGGCAAGGATGCGATCATCGCCGCCTTCGTCGAGGAAAACGTCGAACGCGTGACGGCACTGCTGCAGGACCTGGAAGCGCGCGGCGACGTGCTGCAGGCGCTGCTCGACGACGTGCCGAAAAGCGTGCTGGAACACCTGGACCGGGATACCTGGAAGCTGCCGCTGGAAATCACGGCCGAAGCGTCGCGCAATCCCACGATCGCCGCGGTCGTGCACGATGCGGACCGCCGCACGCGGGCGCAGTTCCGCACCATTTTCAAGGCCGGGAGGGAGCTGCACGGCCTGTCCGTGGACGACGCCCTGCTGGAAGGACGGATGGACGCTATCATCACGATATTCCAGGGGCTGAGCGCGCGCGCCCAGCACAACCCGGATATCGACAGCGCCGCGCTGACCGCCTCCGTCCAGGTGGCGATGAAGGCCCTGTTGTTTACCTGA
- a CDS encoding GNAT family N-acetyltransferase — protein MATRTSPSRSIEMRPLEQADQGFMEQLYASTRSADQRMDGCDARTEALLVALQFRARQAQLRTQYPYGDIAVILERDRPIGSLYVNYGPDEIRILDMSLLPEYRNRGIGLGLLRSLQAQGVRMRVPVRIDLLLSSPAYRLLQRCGFVLRGANGLHNSLEWVPPLLT, from the coding sequence ATGGCTACCCGGACCTCCCCTTCCCGTTCTATCGAAATGCGGCCGCTGGAACAGGCCGACCAGGGATTCATGGAACAGTTGTACGCCAGCACCCGCAGCGCGGACCAGCGCATGGACGGCTGCGATGCCCGTACCGAGGCGCTGCTGGTGGCACTGCAGTTCCGCGCCCGCCAGGCGCAACTGCGCACGCAGTACCCATACGGCGACATCGCCGTCATCCTGGAACGGGACCGCCCCATCGGCAGCCTGTACGTCAATTACGGCCCGGACGAGATCCGCATCCTCGACATGAGCCTGCTGCCCGAATACCGCAACCGCGGCATCGGCCTGGGCCTGCTGCGCAGCCTGCAGGCCCAGGGCGTACGCATGCGCGTGCCCGTGCGGATCGACCTGCTGCTGAGCAGCCCCGCCTATCGCCTGCTGCAGCGCTGCGGCTTCGTGCTGCGCGGGGCCAATGGGCTGCATAACAGTCTCGAATGGGTGCCGCCTTTGCTGACGTAA
- a CDS encoding efflux transporter outer membrane subunit: MNKTLNKSLVAAAIAALLAGCSLAPVYERPAAPVTTAWPQGDAYQPAARPTEAREAADIGWREFIGNDRLRKLVELSIGNNRDLRVSILNIERARGLYRVTSAAQLPQVNASVGQTAQRVPDNMSPTGDGYITRQYSANLGVAAYELDLFGRVRNLSEAGLQQYLGTQEARRAQQITLVAEVANAWLTLAADQERLRLAQDTLKSQQISYELSRRRFAAGATSGLDMYEAQQSVESARNDMAVYTAQVAADQNALALLAGAPVPAELLPVGELTSATQLADLPAGVPSTVLQRRPDVLSAERSLQAANANIGVARAAFFPSISLTASAGSASTALSGLFKAGSGAWSFVPQLTLPIFSGGANQANLAVAKADRDIAVAQYEKAIQSAFREVADALAQRGTLDERVASQAALAEASARSYRIYEARYQKGADAYQTSLTSQRNLYAAQQGLISARLAKATNQVTLYKALGGGWQ, from the coding sequence ATGAACAAGACGTTGAACAAGAGCTTAGTCGCCGCGGCGATCGCCGCACTGCTGGCCGGCTGCAGCCTGGCGCCTGTCTACGAGCGCCCCGCGGCGCCCGTGACGACGGCCTGGCCGCAAGGCGACGCCTACCAGCCGGCCGCGCGGCCGACAGAGGCGCGCGAAGCGGCCGATATCGGCTGGCGTGAATTCATCGGCAACGACCGCCTGCGCAAGCTGGTGGAACTGTCGATCGGGAACAACCGCGACCTGCGCGTATCGATCCTGAACATCGAACGGGCCCGTGGCCTGTACCGCGTCACCAGCGCGGCGCAGCTGCCGCAGGTGAACGCGTCGGTGGGGCAGACGGCGCAGCGCGTGCCGGACAATATGAGCCCCACGGGCGACGGCTACATCACGCGCCAGTACAGCGCCAACCTGGGCGTGGCTGCCTATGAGCTGGACCTGTTCGGCCGCGTGCGCAACCTGTCCGAGGCGGGCCTGCAGCAGTACCTGGGCACGCAGGAAGCGCGCCGCGCGCAGCAGATCACGCTGGTGGCCGAAGTGGCCAACGCGTGGCTGACGCTCGCCGCCGACCAGGAGCGCCTGCGCCTGGCGCAGGACACGCTGAAGAGCCAGCAGATCAGCTATGAGCTGAGCCGCCGGCGCTTCGCGGCCGGTGCCACGTCGGGCCTGGACATGTACGAAGCGCAGCAAAGCGTGGAATCGGCCCGCAACGACATGGCCGTCTACACGGCGCAGGTCGCGGCGGACCAGAACGCGCTGGCGCTGCTGGCCGGCGCTCCGGTGCCGGCCGAACTGCTGCCGGTGGGCGAGCTGACGTCGGCGACGCAGTTGGCGGACCTGCCGGCCGGCGTGCCATCGACGGTGCTGCAACGCCGTCCGGACGTGCTGTCGGCCGAACGCAGCCTGCAGGCCGCGAATGCCAATATCGGCGTTGCTCGTGCCGCGTTCTTCCCCAGCATCTCGCTGACGGCCAGCGCGGGCAGCGCCAGTACGGCGCTTTCCGGCCTGTTCAAGGCCGGTTCGGGCGCGTGGAGCTTCGTGCCGCAACTGACCTTGCCGATTTTCTCGGGCGGCGCCAACCAGGCCAACCTGGCCGTGGCGAAGGCCGACCGCGACATCGCCGTGGCGCAGTACGAAAAGGCGATCCAGTCGGCGTTCCGCGAAGTGGCGGACGCGCTGGCGCAGCGGGGCACGCTGGACGAGCGGGTAGCATCGCAGGCAGCACTGGCCGAAGCATCGGCCAGGAGCTACCGCATCTACGAAGCACGTTACCAGAAGGGCGCGGATGCATACCAGACGTCGCTGACGTCGCAGCGTAACCTGTATGCGGCGCAGCAGGGGCTGATTTCGGCGCGGCTGGCCAAGGCGACGAATCAGGTGACGTTGTACAAGGCTCTTGGTGGTGGCTGGCAGTAA